The following coding sequences are from one Poecilia reticulata strain Guanapo linkage group LG18, Guppy_female_1.0+MT, whole genome shotgun sequence window:
- the LOC103480524 gene encoding diamine acetyltransferase 2, whose amino-acid sequence MDFSIRAANVEDCKDIARMIRELAEYEKVADHVKVTQRDLEQDGFSKNPFFHGIVAEVPEQHRTKEGHTKIGYALYFYSYSSWAGRAIYMEDLYVMPEFRGKGIGKALMSKVAQLGLAAGCNQLNFTVLDCNKSSVDFYLSQGCFDITDKIGYHCMRCEGEALEHLAQP is encoded by the exons ATGGACTTCTCCATCAGAGCGGCGAACGTGGAGGACTGCAAGGACATCGCGCGGATGATCAGG GAGCTGGCAGAGTACGAGAAGGTGGCTGATCATGTTAAAGTCACACAGAGag ACTTGGAGCAGGACGGCTTCTCCAAGAATCCGTTCTTTCACGGCATCGTCGCCGAGGTGCCGGAACAGCACAGAACCAAAGAAG GACATACGAAGATTGGCTACGCACTTTACTTCTACTCCTACAGCTCCTGGGCAGGAAGAGCCATTTACATGGAGGATTTGTACGTGATGCCAGAATTTCGAG GGAAGGGAATCGGAAAAGCACTTATGAGCAAGGTAGCACAG CTGGGTCTGGCCGCTGGATGCAACCAGCTCAACTTTACGGTTCTGGACTGCAACAAGTCATCTGTGGACTTTTACCTCAGCCAGGGCTGCTTCGATATCACGGATAAAATCGGCTACCACTGCATGCGCTGCGAGGGTGAGGCACTGGAGCACCTGGCACAGCCTTAA